The nucleotide window CCTTCTCAAGGCGGGTCTCACGCAGATCAGACACGGAGCAGAATGCAGTCGGCGCCATCCTGCCGGTCGACGGGACCCAGGTCGATAATCAGCCTGCGACTGCTACCGGTGCGTTATCACCCATCCGTTGGGATGAGTAACCAATTCCACGCACAGTGAGAATTAGCTCAGGATTGCGGGGGTCGGGCTCGAGTTTGCCCCGAAGGCGAGCCACATACACATCAACAACGCGCAGGTCGGCGGATCGGCGGGGAGGGTAACCCCAGAGTTGTTCCAGAATTTCAGCACGGGGAACCACCCGCCCTGGCTCACGGAACAGCAGTTCCAGCAGGCTGAATTCGGTATAAGTCAGCGCAATACGCTCGCTGCCTCGGGTGACTTGCCGGCGATTGGTGTCCACGACAAGCTCTCCGACCCTCACAACGCCTTGACCAGTCGGTAGTTCTCTCGGCTCTGCACTTGCCGAGCCGCGGCCTACACGACGAAGGATGGTCGCGATCCTCGCTTCTAGCTCTTTTGGACTGAAGGGCTTAGGTAAGTAATCATCAGCACCGAGGTCAAGGCCGGCCACCCGCTCTGAGATGGCTTCGAGGGCCGAAAGGAAAATGATTGGCACACAGGATTCAGCCCGCAAACGGCGGCACACGGCGAAACCGTCAAGCTTTGGAAGCATCACATCGAGCACTACCAAATCGGGAGACTCCCGATGGAAGAGTTCAAGTGCCTCTTCACCATCCTCTGCGCAGACCACGCGATAACCAGCCAACTGGAGACGCATCACCAAGACGCGACGAACAGCAGGCTCGTCATCCACCACCAACAGGGTTGCTTTGTCTGCTGCCGGTCCGCTGTTGACGGGGCCCTGGCCACTTAAAAGCTGGGATGGCCCGTCTGACATCAAATGGTCAATGAAGAAACGCAACCCTACCGTTCAACCTGAACGGATTGAGGCCAAACCCTCTCCCCAAATCCAGCCTTTGGGTTCTTTTAAGAATCTGACGACACAGGGCGCTCCCTATCAGTGGGTCGCGGATCAAGGCCAGCGGGAGCTGGCGTAGCGATTCCATTGTTGCTCCGCTTCCAGCAAAGCCTGCTCACTGCTGATCTGAGCAAGCATGGCCCTCTGCAGCTGCGTGTAGATGATGCTCTGCAGCCGTTTGATACCTGGCGTGGCCGGCACCAACACCCGTGCGCGTTTCAGGGTGTCGGCGGACAGCAAACGGGCTTCACGGATCTGTGCCTCGTCCGCACTGGCCGGTTGCTCGGACTTCAGCTCAGCTCGCACCTGCTCAAGAGCCTTCAGAGACGAGGGCAGCACTCGCGCTTCCTTCGCGAAACGGGCCTGGTTGGGGCCATTGGTGAGGAACAGAGCTAGCTCCACAGCCTCCTTTGCCTGGTCGCTCTGGCGCGGCACCGCCAGGGTCATCAACGCCACATTGGCCGTTCCATCGGCACCGGTGAGCGGCGGTTGAGGCAGGGTGACCGCCGCCACCCCAGGAGCATTGGTCTGGATGCTGCGCAGAAACTCAGCACCACTGGCCAGCAGCGCCAACTCCCCGCTCTGATACAGCTCGATCGCCCGTCGCTGCCCTTGGCTCACCACTTCCCTCGGCAGCAGGCCTTCCCGGTAGAGATCCGTCCAGAACGCAAAAGCCTTGCGGCCGGCCGGGGTGTTGAAGGCCGCACGCTGGCGATCATCGAGCAGGGTCACACCCATCTGCACCATCGACTCCAAGAGCTCAGCGGAGTCATCCGGCACCACGGTCACAAACAGCCCATAACGCCCAGTCCGCTCGCGGATCGCCCTGGCATAGGCGGGTATTTCCTCCCAGCGCCGGGGTGCTTGGTCCAGGCCTGCTTCGCGCAGCAGGTCGCGGTTCACCAGGCTCAGACGCACCGTGAGGTACCAGGGGATTGCGATCTGTCCGGCCTCTGGATCCCGAGCCGCATCCCAGACCGACGGCAAGTAGCGCTCTGCCGCACCATCGGGCAACAGCGGCGTGAGATCCGCAAGCCCTCCCTTACTGGCCAGATTGGCGGCAAAGGGGGGGTTCAAATTCACCACATCCGGGGCCGTGCGCGCGAACACTGCTGCCAGCAGCTTGCGTTCCACCGATCCCCAAGGCAGATCGGTCCACCGCACCGGTGCTTCAGGGTGGCGCGTGTCCCAGGCCTTGATGACCGAGGTCATATATGGATTGAATTTGGGTGCCAGCTGCAGGGTCCAGAGCTGAAGCGTCCCCTCCGGTGCCGCCGGCCTTCGGCATCCCCAGCCGAGCGTCGCCACACCGGCGAGAGCCAGGCCCACCAGCCATTGCCGCGTCCGCCGTCGTCGTTGCTTGAAGGTCATGCAGGTGCGCGGCGTCGCCAGAGGAGCAGTTGCCAGGATCCGACCATCGGCGCCAACAGTCCAGTGATCAGGGCTTGGGCCAGGGTGGTGTGCAGGGCCCAGGCCTGAAGCAGCACGTCGGCCGATTCCAGCATCAGCAGCTGCAACCAGAGGCTTAACCCCAGCACCAGGGTGCCGATCCAAGCCAGCAATCCGATGTTGAGACTGCGCTGGATCGGCTGACCGCGTCGCCCGAGGCGGCCCCACCACCATCCCATCAGCACCAATGCAGGAATCTGGCTGCTATCCCCCAAGCTGAGGCCATCGAGCACCAGACCGAGCGCAGCACCTGCAATCCCACCGGACACTGGGCCATCCACAAGCGCCCAAGGCAGCAACCAGAGCATCGCCCAGCTGGGCCCTACCCCATCCAACACCAACCAGGAGGGAGCCACCAGCTGGAACAGGGGAACCAGGAGGGCGGAGGCCACACAGATCGGTTGACGGTGCAATCGAGCCATAAATCAACGCACCTGCACCTGCACCCAGTCGATGGCATCGGGAGGAGCAATCAACTGCACCAGGGCGGTCGGAGCGGGAACGCCGCGCAGGTTGATGGACTGCACGACGGCCACCGGCAGATTTGGGGGGAGCAGGGTGCTGGCCGGGGATGTGCTCACGAGATCACCAGGCCGCACCTGCACCTCTTTGTCCAGAAACTGCAGCTGTGGGCGTGCCGTGCCAAGGCCTGCCAGCAGACCGTGCTGACGGGTTCTCGGCAACCAGACGCCGATGCGGCTCCCCGGTGCCGTTAGCAAGCGCACCCGACTGGTGGCCGGGGTCACGCTCTGAACGCGGCCGACCAATCCACCGGGGCCAATCACCGCATCATCCTTAGCGATGCCGTTGAAGGACCCTTTACCGAGCTCCAGTTGCTGCCACCAGCCCGATGGCGTGCGTGAAATCACAGCCGCCTGCACCCGATCGCCCGAGGACAACCGGTCGAGCTCCAGCAGGCCGCGCAGCCGTGCATTGTCCTGTTCCAGCAACTGAAGGCGGGACGTAGCGTCTTGACGGACGGCCGACTCAATCCACTCCCGCTGCGCTGAGCCAGGCCAGAAAGGCCGGCTGAGCAGAGCAAAGGCGTCAGCGAACCCGGCGCCCTTGCTCAGCCGCACCAGGCCGAGAACCACAAGAAGGATGAACCAGGGCCAGAGCCGGCGAAAAGAGCGCAATCGAGACCCCTGAGGCCTCTGGGACAACCCCATGACGGTCAGACGGCAGCCGCTGCTCTCACGAATTCAGGGGTATCCAACACGCGCTGCAGACGTTTGTAATCCTCGAGCACCTGCCCGCACCCCTTCACCACGCAGAGCAGAGGGTCTTCGGCGATGTGGGTAAAGATGCCGGTCTCATGGCTGATCAGGTCACTGATGCCACGCACAAGTGCTCCGCCTCCGGCCAGCATGATGCCGCGATCCACAATGTCGGCTGCGAGCTCCGGAGGGGTGCGCTCAAGTGTGCGCTTGACGGCTTCCACAATCACATTCAAAGGCTCGGCAATGGCCTCGCGCAGATCACCGGCCTGCAACTGAAGGGTGCGGGGAAGCCCGGAGAGAAGATGCAGACCACGCACATCCATCACGGTCTGATCGAACTCGTTGTCAGGGAAGGCCGAACCGATCCGAATTTTGATGTCTTCAGCAGTGCGTTCACCCACCACCAGATTGTGCACTTTTTTGAGATAAACACCGATGGAATCGCTGATTTCATCACCAGCCACCCGCACCGACTCGCTCAGCACCGTGCCGCCAAGACTGAGAACGGCAACCTCGGTCGTGCCACCGCCGATATCCACAATCATGGTGCCAACGGGCTCGGTGACCGGCAGTCCGGCACCGATGGCAGCCGCCACTGGCTCGTCAATCAGATGCACTTCCCGAGCACCGGCGAGACCAGCCTCCCGGACGGCGCGGCGCTCAACCCCGGTCACACCGCTGGGGATGCCGACCACGAGCCGAGGGGCCACGATGCCGCGCCCCTCATTGCCCTTCTGAATGAAGGTTTTGAGCATCTGCTCAGCGGCGTCAAAGTCGGCGATCACGCCATCGCGAAGCGGACGCACAGCTCGAATGTTGCCTGGGGTGCGCCCCAGCATCAACTTGGCTTCATCGCCCACGGCGAGCGTTGCACCCCGCTCGAGATCCAGCGCTACCACCGATGGTTCCTGGAGCACGATGCCTTTGCCTGAAACGTAAATCAGGGTGTTGGCTGTGCCGAGGTCGATACCGATGTCGCGGGACAGTTGGAAGCGACGGAAGAGCACTGGCTGAGACATCGTTCGAAGAATCATAGGGGCAGTTTCCAGGCCCATCTGTTACATCAACCGATGAAGGTGGAACTCCTTGAAGGCAGCCACGACAACCGTCAGTTCTGACAGCCGTGGCGCATCATTGACCCACTAACAGGAGAGATTCAATGGGAGTCAATTCCGTGACCCTGGTCGGCCGTGCCGGCCGCGACCCCGAAGTCCGTTATTTCGAATCGGGCAGCATGGTCGCCAACCTCAGCATCGCGGTGAATCGCCGCAGTCGTGATGACGAACCCGACTGGTTCAACCTGGAGATCTGGGGCAAGCAAGCCCAGGTGGCCGCCGACTACGTGAAGAAAGGGTCCCTCCTGGGGATCATCGGCAGCTTCAAGCTCGACCGCTGGACCGACCGCAACAGCGGAGAGGAACGCAGCAAACCCGTGGTGCGAGTGGATCGGCTTGAGCTGCTCGGCTCCAAGCGTGACAGCGAATCGGGCGCTGGAGCCTTCGGTGGTGGGAACAGCTTCGGTGGTGGCAGCGCTAGCGACGAGGACGTTCCCTTCTGAGGCGCGGTTCAGTCGGCGGCGTTGCGCCGCCGCCAGACCCTCAGGCCCAGCCAGATGCCACCGGCGATCACCGCGATCACCAGCAGCACTTTGATCACCTTGCTGACGGGATCAATCCACAGCTCAACATTGCTGTACCCCTCTCCCAAAACCATGCCGGCAATGGTGAGCAGCAAGGTCCAGATCAGGCTCCCTGCTGTGGTCCAGATCAGAAAGGGCGTGATCGGCATTAGTTCAATTCCTGCCGGAACTGAAATCAGTGTGCGAATGCCTGGAACCAAGCGACCCCAGAACACGAGTGCTGTGCCGTAACGGCTGAACCAGCGTCGGCTGCGGGCCAGTTCTTCCGGGCTGATGCCGATCCAGCGGCCATGGCGCCCGAGCCATTGCTCGATGCGCTCCTCATTGATCAGCCTGCCAATGCCGTACCAAGGCAGTGCACCGATCACGGTGCCCAGAA belongs to Synechococcus sp. WH 7805 and includes:
- the rpaB gene encoding response regulator transcription factor RpaB, whose product is MSDGPSQLLSGQGPVNSGPAADKATLLVVDDEPAVRRVLVMRLQLAGYRVVCAEDGEEALELFHRESPDLVVLDVMLPKLDGFAVCRRLRAESCVPIIFLSALEAISERVAGLDLGADDYLPKPFSPKELEARIATILRRVGRGSASAEPRELPTGQGVVRVGELVVDTNRRQVTRGSERIALTYTEFSLLELLFREPGRVVPRAEILEQLWGYPPRRSADLRVVDVYVARLRGKLEPDPRNPELILTVRGIGYSSQRMGDNAPVAVAG
- a CDS encoding sugar ABC transporter substrate-binding protein; the protein is MTFKQRRRRTRQWLVGLALAGVATLGWGCRRPAAPEGTLQLWTLQLAPKFNPYMTSVIKAWDTRHPEAPVRWTDLPWGSVERKLLAAVFARTAPDVVNLNPPFAANLASKGGLADLTPLLPDGAAERYLPSVWDAARDPEAGQIAIPWYLTVRLSLVNRDLLREAGLDQAPRRWEEIPAYARAIRERTGRYGLFVTVVPDDSAELLESMVQMGVTLLDDRQRAAFNTPAGRKAFAFWTDLYREGLLPREVVSQGQRRAIELYQSGELALLASGAEFLRSIQTNAPGVAAVTLPQPPLTGADGTANVALMTLAVPRQSDQAKEAVELALFLTNGPNQARFAKEARVLPSSLKALEQVRAELKSEQPASADEAQIREARLLSADTLKRARVLVPATPGIKRLQSIIYTQLQRAMLAQISSEQALLEAEQQWNRYASSRWP
- the mreC gene encoding rod shape-determining protein MreC, giving the protein MGLSQRPQGSRLRSFRRLWPWFILLVVLGLVRLSKGAGFADAFALLSRPFWPGSAQREWIESAVRQDATSRLQLLEQDNARLRGLLELDRLSSGDRVQAAVISRTPSGWWQQLELGKGSFNGIAKDDAVIGPGGLVGRVQSVTPATSRVRLLTAPGSRIGVWLPRTRQHGLLAGLGTARPQLQFLDKEVQVRPGDLVSTSPASTLLPPNLPVAVVQSINLRGVPAPTALVQLIAPPDAIDWVQVQVR
- a CDS encoding rod shape-determining protein yields the protein MLFRRFQLSRDIGIDLGTANTLIYVSGKGIVLQEPSVVALDLERGATLAVGDEAKLMLGRTPGNIRAVRPLRDGVIADFDAAEQMLKTFIQKGNEGRGIVAPRLVVGIPSGVTGVERRAVREAGLAGAREVHLIDEPVAAAIGAGLPVTEPVGTMIVDIGGGTTEVAVLSLGGTVLSESVRVAGDEISDSIGVYLKKVHNLVVGERTAEDIKIRIGSAFPDNEFDQTVMDVRGLHLLSGLPRTLQLQAGDLREAIAEPLNVIVEAVKRTLERTPPELAADIVDRGIMLAGGGALVRGISDLISHETGIFTHIAEDPLLCVVKGCGQVLEDYKRLQRVLDTPEFVRAAAAV
- a CDS encoding single-stranded DNA-binding protein; the protein is MGVNSVTLVGRAGRDPEVRYFESGSMVANLSIAVNRRSRDDEPDWFNLEIWGKQAQVAADYVKKGSLLGIIGSFKLDRWTDRNSGEERSKPVVRVDRLELLGSKRDSESGAGAFGGGNSFGGGSASDEDVPF
- a CDS encoding DedA family protein gives rise to the protein MGLSEFVTQLPEWIGQAVAANPLAGYGAIFAAMFLENLFPPIPSELIMPLGGFYVQQGQLQFIPVVLAGLLGTVIGALPWYGIGRLINEERIEQWLGRHGRWIGISPEELARSRRWFSRYGTALVFWGRLVPGIRTLISVPAGIELMPITPFLIWTTAGSLIWTLLLTIAGMVLGEGYSNVELWIDPVSKVIKVLLVIAVIAGGIWLGLRVWRRRNAAD